The following coding sequences are from one Methanococcoides orientis window:
- a CDS encoding radical SAM protein has product MVTDKRYYFYKNPFYKVYATVEDGLVRMHTSGVASRAIKPLTSEMLDLFEGQRPALVRGEELVFSTWMPPIPSKAFDRLVSSQMGYIRGKMVPEQVTISITEDCPNNCIHCALPDTKNRASLSAEDVKSTIDQVLDMGSTFIVFDGGEPLVYEGLEELISYVDGDLATTGMFTSGVGLTKERAISLKEAGLDMLSISLDSSTEKGHDTMRGRVGVFKDAIGAVKNSLDAGLLVNIYVVISPGNIDELDDFYKIATDLGVHEISFFEIVPTGRWMNRLDEMMTADDHKKFDDFVKRTESMDGPKVFAIPHVLKKMGCFAGRKWLHITPEGDIFPCSCLPLSFGNIHEDKLSDVWRKIRKDSTYNGGTCLMRDSDFRKLHKFD; this is encoded by the coding sequence ATGGTGACTGATAAGCGATATTATTTTTATAAAAATCCCTTCTATAAGGTCTATGCTACGGTCGAAGATGGGCTCGTCAGGATGCATACTTCGGGAGTTGCATCACGTGCCATCAAACCATTGACTTCTGAGATGCTGGACCTTTTTGAAGGACAAAGGCCTGCATTGGTAAGAGGGGAAGAGCTTGTTTTCTCTACGTGGATGCCACCTATACCCAGCAAGGCTTTTGATCGTCTGGTATCGAGCCAGATGGGTTACATACGTGGAAAGATGGTTCCTGAGCAGGTAACAATTTCCATAACCGAGGATTGTCCTAATAATTGTATACACTGTGCACTTCCTGATACTAAGAACAGGGCATCGTTGTCTGCTGAGGACGTTAAAAGTACAATTGATCAGGTTCTCGATATGGGCTCTACTTTCATTGTCTTTGATGGCGGCGAACCACTTGTCTATGAAGGCCTTGAAGAACTTATCAGTTATGTTGATGGTGACCTTGCTACTACCGGAATGTTCACTTCGGGAGTGGGGTTGACAAAAGAGCGTGCAATTTCTCTTAAGGAAGCAGGGCTTGATATGTTGAGCATAAGTCTTGACAGTTCGACCGAAAAAGGGCATGACACCATGCGAGGGCGAGTAGGTGTGTTCAAGGATGCCATTGGTGCTGTTAAAAATTCGCTTGATGCCGGTCTGCTCGTTAATATCTATGTGGTAATATCTCCAGGGAACATTGATGAACTGGATGATTTCTACAAAATAGCAACAGATCTCGGTGTCCATGAGATCTCTTTCTTCGAGATAGTCCCTACGGGACGCTGGATGAACCGCCTTGATGAGATGATGACTGCAGATGATCACAAGAAGTTCGATGATTTCGTGAAACGTACTGAATCCATGGATGGTCCTAAGGTATTCGCAATCCCTCATGTGCTAAAGAAGATGGGATGTTTTGCAGGAAGAAAGTGGCTTCACATAACTCCGGAAGGTGATATATTCCCCTGTTCATGCCTTCCTCTATCTTTTGGAAATATTCATGAGGACAAGCTTTCTGATGTCTGGCGGAAGATCCGTAAGGACTCAACCTATAATGGTGGAACCTGTCTCATGAGGGATTCTGATTTCAGGAAATTACATAAGTTTGACTGA
- a CDS encoding NAD(P)/FAD-dependent oxidoreductase, whose protein sequence is MDADIIVIGASPAGLMAARNASRKGAKVLVVDKKEIIGYPTHPANTFFKGMFDRSQEPVDQSYVIKNMRGAYLIAPSGGRVAIESPAYFLDRLKFDEYYAKQTMDAGAEVHMGVEVSSVFRSKGVMNLSTSDGVLTCSLVIVSDGINSKVAGLLGLKPMKHPNDIAWAMEAFVEADGIGEPDMFEYYVGNHCPGWKSTYSPCGGNLATLGVYVRGHGKDVSPFFERWVDKFKQLKGLDDLEVLERSVGGDPIITIPKQMLADGVMLVGGAAGQSGIGYSMHAGQMCGDVAADAIAKGNVSAKFLSEYRKRWNAEYRAEYVLGRIGLETLRKMTDPEIDDLMRTFEGVDFSFLSGTSFHRSMQLGLFMLKKNPKSLLAYRALLRNK, encoded by the coding sequence ATGGATGCAGATATAATTGTAATAGGTGCCTCGCCGGCGGGTCTGATGGCAGCAAGAAATGCTTCCCGAAAAGGAGCAAAGGTACTCGTTGTAGATAAAAAAGAGATAATAGGTTATCCCACACATCCTGCTAATACTTTTTTCAAGGGTATGTTCGACAGGTCGCAAGAACCCGTTGATCAGAGTTATGTGATAAAGAACATGAGGGGTGCTTACCTGATCGCTCCTTCCGGTGGCAGGGTAGCTATTGAAAGTCCTGCATATTTCCTTGACCGGTTAAAGTTCGATGAATATTATGCAAAGCAGACCATGGATGCCGGAGCAGAGGTTCATATGGGTGTTGAGGTTAGTAGCGTCTTCAGAAGCAAGGGTGTTATGAACCTTAGTACTTCGGATGGTGTGCTAACCTGTTCTCTGGTTATCGTATCCGATGGTATCAATTCAAAGGTCGCCGGTTTACTCGGACTTAAACCAATGAAACATCCCAATGACATTGCATGGGCAATGGAAGCATTTGTAGAAGCAGATGGCATTGGTGAACCTGATATGTTTGAATATTATGTTGGGAATCATTGCCCTGGCTGGAAATCCACTTATTCTCCATGCGGAGGGAATCTTGCTACCCTTGGGGTCTATGTGAGGGGGCATGGGAAAGATGTATCTCCATTCTTTGAAAGATGGGTCGATAAATTCAAGCAGCTAAAAGGTCTCGATGATCTTGAAGTTCTTGAAAGGTCTGTGGGTGGTGACCCTATAATCACTATACCCAAACAGATGTTGGCCGATGGTGTGATGTTGGTCGGTGGTGCTGCAGGACAGTCTGGAATAGGGTATAGCATGCATGCCGGACAGATGTGTGGTGACGTAGCTGCAGATGCTATTGCAAAAGGCAACGTTTCGGCAAAGTTCCTTTCTGAGTATCGTAAGAGGTGGAATGCCGAGTACAGGGCAGAGTATGTGCTTGGTCGTATAGGTCTGGAAACACTGCGCAAAATGACGGATCCTGAGATCGACGATCTTATGAGGACTTTCGAAGGCGTGGATTTCTCTTTCCTTTCAGGTACTTCTTTCCACAGGTCAATGCAGCTTGGTCTTTTTATGCTAAAGAAAAACCCGAAGTCACTTCTGGCTTACAGGGCCTTATTGAGGAACAAGTGA
- a CDS encoding UbiA prenyltransferase family protein, with product MVSTTGSKTRNPYLELLRPEIADMDFALPAASALLASYLATSALPPLIPFIIAVIGGYAAITSSYVYNDCCDVDIDQINLPDRPLASEKVSQKQGLTYAFVLFVIASIAAFYLNPESFMVLVVAVLTISIYSKLAKRLTFLSFVPVGIAYGLVPVGIWLAFDPAGILRGSDGVILPLPGIFFFIMMCVADWGFTLSGVSRDVEGDRAKGAPTFPVTFGVPATSKFVFVCWSVGILSSFAIGLTAHLGPIFFVGAILSGIWMIMQALDFVKNPLPERGGKLFLQGSRYRGFMFGSLIVDVVLSIVLTSYAGILW from the coding sequence TTGGTATCAACAACAGGATCAAAGACACGCAACCCTTACTTAGAACTGCTAAGGCCGGAAATAGCGGATATGGATTTTGCCCTTCCGGCAGCAAGTGCTCTACTTGCATCATATCTGGCAACTTCTGCCCTTCCTCCGCTCATTCCTTTCATAATTGCTGTTATCGGTGGATATGCAGCTATCACAAGTTCCTATGTGTACAACGATTGCTGTGATGTGGATATTGATCAAATAAATCTTCCTGACAGGCCACTTGCTTCAGAGAAGGTATCTCAAAAACAGGGTCTTACATATGCATTCGTTCTATTCGTGATTGCCTCAATTGCAGCATTCTACTTAAACCCTGAATCATTTATGGTTCTGGTTGTTGCAGTTCTTACTATCAGTATCTATTCTAAGCTGGCAAAAAGGCTAACATTCCTGAGCTTTGTACCAGTTGGTATTGCATATGGTCTTGTTCCTGTGGGTATCTGGCTTGCATTCGACCCTGCCGGGATACTTCGGGGTAGCGATGGTGTTATCCTGCCATTGCCTGGTATATTCTTTTTCATAATGATGTGTGTGGCTGACTGGGGTTTCACTCTTTCAGGAGTCTCCAGGGATGTGGAAGGCGATCGTGCAAAAGGTGCACCAACATTCCCTGTGACATTTGGAGTTCCTGCAACATCAAAGTTCGTCTTCGTATGCTGGTCTGTAGGTATTCTTTCATCGTTTGCTATTGGGCTAACTGCACATCTCGGTCCGATATTCTTTGTGGGAGCAATTCTTTCCGGTATCTGGATGATAATGCAGGCACTTGATTTTGTAAAAAATCCTCTTCCCGAGCGTGGTGGAAAGCTGTTCCTGCAGGGTTCAAGATACAGGGGTTTCATGTTTGGTTCCCTTATAGTCGATGTAGTGCTCTCTATCGTTTTAACATCTTATGCAGGTATCCTGTGGTGA
- the tgtA gene encoding tRNA guanosine(15) transglycosylase TgtA codes for MSSIFEITHKDAAGRIGKLKTPHGVVETPTVMPVINPNLQVIKPSEMKDFGAQMLITNSYIISRKDNLREKALKDGLHSLLDYDGPIMTDSGSFQLSVYGDIDVTNEQIIEFQKTIGSDIGVPLDIPTPPDVPRSRAESELKITLERLKEARGMVNDEMLLAGPVQGSTYPDLRQKCAEDLRDHKFDVYPLGAVVPLMESYRYADLVDVIVSAKKGLDPTVPVHLFGAGHPMMFALAVALGCDLFDSAAYALYAKDRRYITSNGTYHIDNLSYLPCSCPVCISHTAEEVRKADNCSELLARHNLYVTFEEMRLVKQSIKEGNLLELVEQRCRTHPRMLEALKKMYSYTDWIEKYDPASKSTFFYCGPESAQRPEVLRFSNKLERFTIKGSAVIRSASKKDIKGYDNDLIFKAPFGAFPAELAEVYPFNAEVIRTPDIESLGKALENTIALIELNPEAKFTFIKEDGFEHPLFEKLGQIADIKE; via the coding sequence ATGTCATCGATATTCGAGATAACCCATAAAGATGCTGCAGGACGTATCGGGAAACTGAAAACACCGCATGGTGTTGTGGAAACCCCTACCGTCATGCCTGTGATCAATCCGAACCTTCAGGTCATCAAACCTTCCGAGATGAAAGATTTTGGTGCCCAGATGCTAATTACCAATTCATATATCATATCACGCAAGGACAATCTGCGCGAAAAAGCGCTAAAAGACGGGCTTCATTCTCTTCTTGATTATGACGGTCCCATAATGACCGATTCCGGCTCATTCCAGCTTTCTGTCTACGGTGATATCGATGTAACTAACGAGCAGATAATCGAGTTCCAGAAAACGATCGGTTCTGACATAGGTGTCCCTTTGGATATTCCTACACCACCTGATGTTCCACGTAGTAGGGCGGAATCCGAACTTAAGATCACTCTTGAGCGCTTAAAAGAAGCGCGTGGGATGGTCAATGACGAGATGCTTTTGGCAGGACCCGTGCAGGGTTCAACATATCCTGACCTTCGCCAGAAGTGTGCAGAGGATCTTCGCGATCACAAGTTCGATGTCTATCCTCTGGGTGCAGTAGTTCCATTGATGGAATCCTATCGATATGCTGATCTTGTCGATGTTATCGTATCAGCGAAGAAAGGACTTGACCCAACAGTTCCTGTACACCTGTTTGGTGCCGGACACCCTATGATGTTCGCACTTGCAGTGGCACTTGGTTGTGACCTCTTTGATTCTGCTGCTTACGCATTATATGCTAAGGACAGGCGTTATATCACTTCCAACGGTACATATCATATTGATAACCTGAGCTATCTCCCATGCTCTTGTCCTGTATGTATATCCCATACAGCAGAAGAGGTTAGGAAAGCTGATAATTGCAGTGAGCTTCTCGCAAGACATAATCTTTATGTTACATTTGAGGAAATGCGTCTTGTCAAGCAATCCATTAAGGAAGGGAATCTCCTGGAACTTGTGGAACAAAGATGTCGCACTCACCCGAGAATGCTGGAAGCACTAAAAAAGATGTATTCCTATACAGACTGGATCGAGAAATATGACCCTGCATCAAAGTCCACATTCTTCTATTGTGGTCCGGAATCTGCACAGAGGCCTGAAGTGCTGCGCTTTTCCAATAAGCTTGAGCGTTTCACTATAAAGGGTTCTGCTGTGATCAGATCGGCTTCAAAGAAAGATATCAAAGGTTATGACAATGATCTGATCTTCAAGGCTCCATTTGGTGCATTCCCTGCTGAACTTGCTGAGGTATATCCTTTCAATGCAGAAGTGATCAGGACTCCTGATATAGAATCTCTTGGAAAGGCTCTTGAGAACACTATTGCTCTTATCGAGTTAAATCCAGAGGCAAAGTTCACATTTATTAAAGAAGATGGATTTGAACATCCTCTATTCGAAAAGCTGGGGCAGATCGCAGATATTAAAGAATGA
- a CDS encoding putative zinc-binding protein has protein sequence MAEEIKCACDSTNVALFSCSGASNVGQLSNQLAIELTEKGVGKMMCAVGIGGQVSGLLRSAEGCDRIIAIDGCPLNCTKKALELSGLEVDRHILVTDLGISKNKDLRVKGPELADTLEKVSEILAN, from the coding sequence ATGGCAGAAGAGATCAAATGTGCCTGTGACTCTACTAATGTAGCATTGTTCTCATGTTCAGGTGCTTCTAATGTAGGACAACTATCCAATCAGCTTGCCATTGAACTTACTGAAAAGGGAGTTGGTAAGATGATGTGTGCTGTTGGTATCGGAGGTCAGGTGTCTGGTCTTCTCAGGTCGGCAGAAGGCTGTGATCGCATTATCGCGATCGATGGATGTCCTCTCAACTGTACAAAGAAGGCTCTTGAGCTTTCAGGTCTTGAAGTGGACCGTCATATTCTGGTGACGGATCTTGGTATAAGTAAGAATAAGGATTTGAGGGTAAAAGGACCTGAATTGGCCGATACACTTGAAAAAGTGTCGGAAATTCTGGCAAATTAA
- a CDS encoding thioredoxin family protein, whose protein sequence is MKIEVLGSGCAKCNKVKEIVEKVVNEAGIDAEIIKVEDINKILDYGVMVTPGLVVDGDVKFAGKIPSEDKVREWLTQ, encoded by the coding sequence ATGAAAATAGAAGTACTTGGTTCAGGTTGCGCTAAATGCAACAAAGTAAAAGAGATCGTGGAAAAAGTAGTAAATGAAGCAGGCATTGATGCTGAGATCATCAAGGTTGAAGATATCAATAAGATACTGGACTATGGAGTTATGGTTACCCCCGGACTAGTTGTTGATGGCGATGTCAAGTTCGCAGGCAAGATCCCTTCCGAAGATAAGGTAAGGGAATGGTTAACTCAGTGA
- a CDS encoding metallophosphoesterase family protein, with amino-acid sequence MKLLIISDIHGNKDALDAVLSVPHDEVICLGDLVDYGPDPVGCIESLMDQDVPVIKGNHDNAVASKVDCGCGYKYKHLSTATREYTWGQLDDMHMEFLKKLPMHIERTLDGTNMLFTHGSPRSMYEYIKPDTPEDKVLEMIDGVDADFIVIGHSHIPFIRQVGDVTILNPGSVGQPRNGDVHASCAVFDTENHSVELIKCEYDLESLCKSIQKKMPHPKELIGILRRGY; translated from the coding sequence ATGAAACTCTTGATAATATCGGATATCCATGGAAACAAAGATGCTCTTGATGCCGTACTTTCCGTACCGCATGATGAAGTGATCTGCCTTGGTGATCTTGTAGACTATGGTCCTGATCCGGTCGGTTGCATTGAATCCCTAATGGATCAGGATGTTCCAGTAATCAAAGGCAATCATGACAATGCAGTGGCTTCAAAGGTCGATTGCGGATGCGGCTACAAGTACAAGCATCTGTCAACAGCCACCAGAGAATATACGTGGGGACAGCTTGATGATATGCATATGGAATTTCTGAAGAAATTACCGATGCACATTGAAAGGACTCTCGATGGCACGAATATGCTCTTTACTCATGGAAGCCCGAGGTCTATGTATGAATACATCAAACCCGACACTCCCGAAGACAAGGTCCTTGAGATGATCGATGGTGTGGATGCGGATTTCATAGTGATTGGTCACTCTCATATTCCTTTCATCAGGCAGGTGGGTGATGTGACTATACTTAATCCCGGTTCGGTTGGCCAGCCAAGGAATGGGGATGTACATGCGAGTTGCGCTGTTTTCGACACTGAAAATCATTCTGTAGAGCTCATAAAATGCGAATATGATCTGGAATCTTTATGCAAGAGTATACAAAAAAAGATGCCTCACCCAAAAGAACTCATAGGGATATTAAGAAGGGGTTATTGA
- the arsB gene encoding ACR3 family arsenite efflux transporter, with translation MADEKKLGFFEKYLTVWIFACIVIGIVLGKIFPQIAGTLDSMQVYEVSIPIAICLFFMIYPIMVQIDFKQVVKAGKTPKPVLTTLIINWAIKPFTMLFFAWLFMANIFAPYLTELQISQYMAGMILLGVAPCTAMVLVWGYLAKGNQGHTLVMVAINSLAMLFLYAPLARLLLGISDIVVPWETILLSVGMYVGVPLFAGYFSRNYLLASKGKDWFENIFSPVMHNIAITALLVTLVVLFSLQGDVILDMPLVIAMIAVPLLVQVFFIFFLGYGVAKLIGINYEDAAPTALIGASNHFEVAIAVAAMLFGINSGAALATVVGVLIEVPVMLGLVSICLRTKKMFKYRAEI, from the coding sequence ATGGCTGATGAAAAAAAACTGGGATTTTTCGAAAAATACCTGACTGTATGGATCTTTGCATGCATAGTCATTGGTATTGTCCTTGGTAAGATCTTTCCACAGATCGCCGGAACACTTGATTCAATGCAGGTATATGAAGTTTCAATTCCAATTGCGATCTGTCTTTTCTTCATGATCTACCCGATCATGGTTCAGATCGATTTCAAACAAGTAGTAAAAGCAGGAAAGACGCCTAAGCCTGTACTAACTACATTGATCATCAACTGGGCTATTAAGCCCTTTACCATGCTCTTTTTTGCATGGCTGTTCATGGCAAATATATTTGCTCCTTATCTCACTGAGCTCCAGATCTCCCAGTATATGGCAGGGATGATATTGCTCGGAGTTGCTCCATGTACTGCAATGGTACTTGTGTGGGGTTATCTTGCAAAAGGCAATCAAGGTCATACATTGGTAATGGTTGCAATTAATTCCCTTGCCATGCTCTTCCTATATGCTCCCCTTGCAAGACTTCTGCTTGGTATAAGCGATATCGTGGTTCCCTGGGAAACAATTTTGCTTTCCGTGGGAATGTATGTAGGTGTGCCTCTGTTTGCCGGATATTTTTCAAGAAATTATCTGCTTGCAAGCAAAGGAAAGGACTGGTTCGAGAATATTTTCTCACCTGTAATGCATAACATTGCTATTACTGCACTACTGGTAACATTGGTCGTCTTGTTCTCACTTCAGGGAGATGTGATACTTGATATGCCACTTGTGATAGCAATGATCGCAGTTCCCCTTCTGGTTCAGGTGTTCTTTATATTCTTCCTTGGATACGGGGTTGCTAAACTGATCGGGATAAATTATGAAGATGCAGCACCAACCGCACTAATTGGTGCCTCTAATCATTTTGAAGTTGCAATTGCAGTCGCAGCAATGCTTTTTGGAATCAATTCGGGTGCAGCACTTGCAACAGTCGTGGGAGTTCTCATAGAAGTTCCTGTGATGCTCGGACTTGTAAGTATATGTCTGAGGACAAAAAAGATGTTCAAATATAGGGCTGAAATATGA
- a CDS encoding permease, with product MSYDYLLYLMNAGFQSVQNYLALHVLLCLIPAFFLAGAIASLFSKESVLKFFGADAPKYVSYSVAAASGCLLAVCSCTVLPLFAGIYKRGAGIGPATTFLFSAPAINILAIVYTAKILGYDLGVARAVVAVSLSIIIGLTMAAMFERGNVERKKITTFGEEKHKNSAMLFILLLGILVVPEIFSTWTMMAAILIPLIAVTIYLSFKWFTREELSSWMGETWFLVKQITPLLLIGVFFAGIIVEVLPSEYVARFVGGESFSSNLVASVSGALMYFSTLTEVPIISALTLLGMGKGPALSMLLAGPALSLPNMIVISRIMGAKRGASYITLVVIIATLAGLGFGYVIG from the coding sequence ATGTCATATGATTATTTACTATATCTTATGAATGCTGGGTTCCAATCAGTTCAGAACTACCTTGCGCTGCATGTGCTCCTCTGTCTGATACCTGCATTCTTTCTTGCGGGTGCAATAGCATCACTGTTCTCTAAGGAGTCAGTATTGAAGTTCTTCGGAGCAGATGCGCCCAAATATGTCTCATACTCAGTAGCAGCTGCATCAGGCTGTCTTCTTGCCGTGTGCAGTTGCACCGTGCTCCCTTTATTTGCAGGTATCTATAAAAGAGGTGCAGGGATCGGACCCGCAACAACATTTCTTTTCTCCGCACCTGCCATAAACATACTTGCAATAGTTTATACTGCCAAGATCCTTGGTTATGATCTTGGTGTGGCAAGGGCTGTTGTAGCTGTTTCTTTATCTATTATTATTGGACTTACGATGGCAGCGATGTTTGAAAGAGGTAATGTGGAGAGGAAGAAGATCACCACTTTCGGAGAAGAAAAGCACAAGAACAGTGCAATGTTGTTCATCCTGCTTCTGGGAATTCTTGTTGTTCCGGAGATATTCAGTACATGGACAATGATGGCAGCAATACTTATTCCCCTCATAGCTGTTACTATATATCTGTCTTTCAAATGGTTTACCCGTGAGGAGCTCTCTTCATGGATGGGTGAGACATGGTTCCTTGTCAAGCAGATAACACCTCTTCTTCTGATTGGTGTGTTCTTTGCAGGGATAATTGTGGAAGTTCTTCCTTCAGAATATGTTGCCCGGTTCGTTGGTGGCGAATCTTTTTCCTCAAACCTGGTCGCATCGGTCTCCGGAGCCCTGATGTACTTCTCAACACTAACCGAAGTCCCAATTATTAGTGCACTTACGCTTCTTGGCATGGGTAAAGGTCCGGCACTATCTATGCTTCTGGCAGGACCAGCACTTAGTCTTCCTAACATGATAGTCATAAGCAGGATAATGGGTGCAAAAAGAGGTGCTTCATACATAACACTTGTAGTTATAATTGCTACACTTGCAGGACTTGGATTTGGTTACGTTATTGGGTGA